CCATCCTCCCCCAGCCCAAATtcaacccccaaaccctccAGCCCCCGCAAAACAACCCCCAAAGCCTGATCAAACGGCACCACCGGAAAATGCCCATACGCAAACCACGACATCCCCCTCAACGCACCCCCTCGAAGCAACGACTGCCGTAAAATCTGTTTCTCAGTGCCCCTTAGCCGCTGCAAAATATGCGGgatattcttcctcggcgTTTGACTGGGGTCGATCAttttcttcaagatctcGGGATTAGCCTCGAGTAGATCCGCTGCTTTGTGAAGCTGACTCGCTTTTCGCTTGTTGAGTTTCTCCTGTGCGTTTTGGATGGCATTCCAGCGTGCTACCATGCCATCGATGGTAGATGAGTCCCAGACAGCGGGGAGAGGGGCGTAATGAGCCAGGACCTCCCGTTTCCAGGGCTCTAGATACAATTCATCCCTGAGGCGGCAGTGCATGTAATTTATGATTTCCTGGTAGTCTGACTTATAAGTTTGGGTGTTTAGGGCTAGGGGAGATGTCAGAGGTGCTGCGGTGAGGCCGTGGTCTGCGCAGACGGTGCGATAGAGGTCTGCTACTGGGCGGATTTCGTCTAGGATTTTTAGATCGTGGTGGACAAGGCGGCCGAGTGTTGGGTGGGTGAGGATGTCGGTGTTGATGTGGGCATTgttgtggatgatgagaCGGAGGATGTCCCAGATGCGGATGTCGTTGAGTATTTGATGGGCTAGTTCTCTCGGGAGggtggagagggaggtgATGACGTTGTTTAGGGACATTTTGGTAGTTGGAGTAGGTTTAACTATTGATTTGGGGGAATTGAATATGGGACAGTTGAGGTGGTGGGTATACTTCCTATATATATGGTCATAGTTACTAGTAGATACGAGATAGCCCTAAGTATTGGGGCCGAAAGGAGTGACTCATGAATGACGATCCACATTCCCCCACATCGCTTTTCACTTGTCCAGCCTCATTTCCCTAGTATAAGtactattatatagtctGCACTACGCCCCGACCGCTGCATAACATTTATTTCTCTGTATCCTCCTAACAAGATGTCccaaacagaagaagaagactacACGCAATTCGtccaaacccaacccccAGCCACAATCGCAGCATGTCTACGCCGCGACCAACTCCTCTGCCAGGAGAATCACCTCCCCAGTCCCCTAGCCATGCACCTCCCAACCCAACCTTGTGAGCTCCTGGACGCAATCTCCAAACACCTAATCCCAGATACCACCATCCCAGCCCCAATCCGCATACTCCAATGCCAGGGCATCATCAGCGGAATCAAAGCCTCCGTAAACCAGATGTCCTCCATCAGAACCTGGACAGCCGAAGCCACCGAAAAAGGAACAGGGATAATCCCCACAACCAAAGACTTCAAATCCGCACTTCGCGTGCTTGAATATCTCCAAAAATACCCCTCCATCTCAATGCTAACCGGCACAAGTCCATTCCCGGACGTGATCGCCTCCGTGAAAACGCAACTGGCATTCGAAGATGGTCTCCGCGCCGTGAATCACCTTCACACGGCCCATAAGGATAGCCAACTGGGCTCAAAAGCCAGTTACAAGTCCCGCAGACCGAAGCGGAATTGCTACATGTGTCATTTCGAGATCAGGACTGACGAAGCGCACGATATATACCCGTCATTGTGTCGACCGTGTGGGTCCTTTAACCTGGCTTCGTCGGCGATCTCACAGCCCCCGAATCTAGATTTAGCAGGGAAGACGGCCCTGGTTACGGGCGGGAGAATCAACCTCGGTTATGAAACTGCGCTGCGGCTGCTCCGCTGTGGAGCCAGCGTGATCGTGTCATCGCGCTATCCGCGGGACGCGGTGGTGCGGTATGCGAGGGAGGTGGATTTTGGGGCCTTTTCGTCGCGACTGAGGGTAGTGGGGGCGGACTTTCGCACGGCCAGAGATGCGTTTCGGCTTGTGGAGGTTGTGAAGCGGTTACTGGATGATTGGGAGGGGGATGGCAGGGAGACTGCTGGCAAGGCGCTGGATATTCTGATTAATAATGCGGCGCAGACGCTGACGGATCCTGTGCGCTCTGAGACGAGGGCCATTGTGCGGGAGGAGCAGTTGGAAGGAGAAGTTGGGGAGCTTGGGCTGATTC
This Aspergillus flavus chromosome 1, complete sequence DNA region includes the following protein-coding sequences:
- a CDS encoding putative short-chain dehydrogenase, whose translation is MSQTEEEDYTQFVQTQPPATIAACLRRDQLLCQENHLPSPLAMHLPTQPCELLDAISKHLIPDTTIPAPIRILQCQGIISGIKASVNQMSSIRTWTAEATEKGTGIIPTTKDFKSALRVLEYLQKYPSISMLTGTSPFPDVIASVKTQLAFEDGLRAVNHLHTAHKDSQLGSKASYKSRRPKRNCYMCHFEIRTDEAHDIYPSLCRPCGSFNLASSAISQPPNLDLAGKTALVTGGRINLGYETALRLLRCGASVIVSSRYPRDAVVRYAREVDFGAFSSRLRVVGADFRTARDAFRLVEVVKRLLDDWEGDGRETAGKALDILINNAAQTLTDPVRSETRAIVREEQLEGEVGELGLIPDYGERYVPKLRGGVGSAWGGIEDRVRLQIAGSAEPESVEGHGMVQKGLGPDGMAEDDSKSSWTQRLDQIPYEDVISAQAVNAFVPLILCRELLPRMGATGKSSRPLGYIVNVSSREGILESRTKSASKAGHHVHTNMSKAALNMITETESEAAWKRHVAMNTVDPGYMSAAPECQRADGCPIGFEDGAARVLWPIAVGEREHRVIRGRFMKHFGHHDAIISRGI